The Struthio camelus isolate bStrCam1 chromosome 12, bStrCam1.hap1, whole genome shotgun sequence genome includes a window with the following:
- the PDCD7 gene encoding programmed cell death protein 7, with translation MSQPPPFAGRFAVPPPPFRAFPPQPAGPFPPPPAAPFPPAAARPGPFAAAPPPFLPLPPAGPGPGPGAGPGPGPPFPPGGGGGGFYPAAGAGGLFAPWPAAGEAAAAAAAAEEEAEAALRRRDELWLAQFLARRRWQRPAAPGSRAPAASGGAGQARRVAAGALALVARLAALCRALRRCEAGGDEAGWQRARAEAEAARRELREAAGPLRQPGYLEALQRKARKARKKRLRLQQRKQEARAAKEEEAARAAEREAEIDRWRAKRIQEVEEKNRERELKAAADSVLSEVRKKQADTKRMVDILRALEKLRKLRKEAAGRKGVCPPPSADEAFENQVESLRTLLKNRTELYEAEERALRVMLEGEQEEERKREMEKKQKKEREKLLQQKREIDSKLFGDPDEFPLTHLLQPFRDYYLQAEHSVPALIQIRHEWDQYLVPADHPEGSCIPPGWVLPSLPTNDTWATAVR, from the exons aTGTCGCAGCCGCCGCCGTTCGCCGGGCGCttcgcggtgccgccgccgccgttccgCGCCTTCCCGCCGCAGCCGGCCGggcccttcccgccgccgcccgccgcccccttccctcccgccgccgcccgcccgggccccttcgcggcggcgcctccgccgttcctgccgctgccgccggccgggccggggccggggccgggcgcggggccggggccggggccgcccttcccgccgggcggcggcggcggcggtttcTACccagcggcgggcgcgggggggctgttcgcgccgtggccggcggcgggcgaggcggcggcggcggcggcagcggcggaggaggaggcggaggcggcgctgcggcggcgcgACGAGCTGTGGCTGGCGCAGTTCctggcgcggcggcggtggcagcgcccAGCGGCCCCTGGGTCCCGGGCACCGGCCGCCTCCGGCGGTGCCGGGCAGGCgcggcgggtggcggcgggggcGCTGGCGCTGGTGGCCCGGCTGGCCGCCCTGTGCCGGGCCCTGCGGCGCTGCGAGGCCGGCGGCGACGAGGCGGGCTGGCAGCGGGCGAGGGCCGAggccgaggcggcgcggcgggagctgcGGGAGGCCGCGGGGCCCCTGAGGCAACCCGGCTACCTGGAGGCGCTgcagaggaaggcccggaaggcCAGGAAGAAGAGGTTGCGCCTCCAGCAAAGGAAACAAGAAGCCCGAGCGgccaaggaggaggaggccgccCGGGCGGCCGAGCGGGAGGCCGAGATCGATCGGTGGCGGGCTAAGCGCATCCAGGAGGTGGAGGAGAAGAACCGG GAACGGGAGCTTAAAGCTGCTGCTGACAGTGTGTTATCTGAAGTAAGGAAGAAACAAGCTGACACAAAGAGAATGGTAGACATCCTACGCGCTTTAGAAAAGCTCAGGAAACTGAGAAAAGAGGCTGCTGGAAGGAAAG GTGTTTGTCCTCCCCCCTCAGCAGATGAAGCATTTGAAAATCAAGTGGAGAGTCTCAGAACATTGCTCAAAAATCGTACAGAACTATATGAAGCTGAAGAGCGGGCACTAAGAGTAATGTTGGAGggagaacaggaagaagaaaggaagagagaaatggaaaagaaacagaagaaggaaagggaaaaacttcTACAGCAAAAACGTGAAATCGATTCCAAATTGTTTGGGGATCCAG ATGAATTTCCTCTAACCCATCTATTGCAACCCTTCAGAGACTATTACTTACAAGCTGAGCATTCTGTACCCGCTCTAATCCAGATcag GCATGAATGGGATCAGTACTTGGTGCCTGCTGATCACCCTGAAGGAAGCTGCATCCCTCCAGGATGGGTTCTTCCGAGTCTGCCTACAAATGACACTTGGGCCACTGCTGTCAGATAA